A genomic segment from Streptomyces sp. NBC_00459 encodes:
- a CDS encoding LacI family DNA-binding transcriptional regulator — MSESTRQSPRVTAKDVARVSGVSQTTVSFVLNGTAGHVSQETRERVREAARTLGYVPNGSAQALRKGASRIVLLNVEGIPTGSGLGSYIRGLDAELASHQHVLLVLHGHLSSQALSDVAQTVSARAVIDLGDAGHADAIVTGTETSLTAFSAQADVPVRYLVERGHRHIATVLPDTAELRALAGLRERLMRQAADTAGLADCPTLVLPGDPEAAGEQLRAFRAGHPEVTALAAYNDDTALVTLAAMRNLGLRAPEDLAVIGFDDTPHGALFSPALTTVRLDAEALGRIAARDALGLSTAGFAPEPARVIVRQSG, encoded by the coding sequence GTGAGCGAGTCCACGCGACAGTCCCCGCGCGTGACGGCCAAGGACGTCGCCCGGGTGAGCGGCGTCTCGCAGACGACGGTGAGTTTCGTCCTCAACGGCACCGCCGGGCACGTGTCGCAGGAGACACGGGAACGGGTGCGGGAGGCCGCCCGCACACTCGGTTACGTCCCCAACGGTTCGGCGCAGGCGTTGCGCAAGGGCGCGTCCCGCATCGTCCTGCTCAACGTCGAGGGGATCCCCACCGGCAGCGGTCTCGGCAGCTACATCCGCGGCCTCGACGCCGAACTCGCGTCGCACCAGCACGTACTCCTGGTGCTGCACGGCCATCTGTCCTCGCAGGCGCTCTCCGACGTGGCCCAGACCGTCTCCGCCCGGGCCGTGATCGACCTGGGCGACGCCGGCCACGCGGACGCGATCGTCACTGGTACCGAAACCTCCCTCACCGCGTTCTCGGCACAGGCGGACGTCCCGGTGCGGTACCTCGTCGAGCGGGGCCACCGGCACATCGCGACCGTTCTGCCGGACACCGCCGAGCTGCGGGCCCTCGCCGGTCTGCGCGAGCGGCTCATGCGGCAGGCCGCCGACACCGCGGGCCTGGCCGACTGCCCGACGCTCGTCCTCCCCGGCGACCCCGAGGCCGCCGGGGAACAGCTGCGGGCCTTCCGCGCCGGACATCCCGAGGTGACCGCCCTCGCCGCCTACAACGACGACACCGCACTGGTGACGCTCGCCGCGATGCGGAACCTCGGACTCCGGGCACCGGAAGACCTCGCCGTCATCGGCTTCGACGACACCCCGCACGGCGCGCTGTTCTCCCCGGCGCTGACCACCGTACGGCTGGACGCGGAAGCCCTGGGCCGCATCGCCGCACGCGACGCGCTGGGGCTGTCGACAGCCGGTTTCGCCCCTGAACCGGCACGGGTGATCGTCCGACAGTCCGGCTAG
- a CDS encoding gamma-aminobutyraldehyde dehydrogenase produces the protein MSTELRRLRNYIDGEFRDAADGRTTEVVNPVTGEAYATAPLSGQPDVDAAMAAAAAAFPAWRDRTPAERQRYLLKIADAFEERAEELIAAEVENTGKPIGLTRSEEIPPMVDQIRFFAGAARMLEGRSAGEYMDGMTSIVRREPIGVCAQVAPWNYPMMMAVWKFAPALAAGNTVVLKPSDTTPASTVLMAEIIGSILPTGVFNVITGDRDTGRAMVEHPTPAMASITGSVRAGMQVAESASKDLKRVHLELGGKAPVVVFEDTDIAKAVEDISVAGFFNAGQDCTAATRVLVQESIHDEFVAALAKAAAETKTGQPDDEDVLYGPLNNPNQLKQVSGFIERLPAHAKVEAGGHRVGEKGYFYAATVVSGLKQDDEIIQNEVFGPVITVQSFSDEAQAVEWANGVDYALASSVWTKDHSRAMRMSKVLDFGCVWINAHIPLVAEMPHGGFKKSGYGKDLSGYGFDDYTRIKHVMTSLGG, from the coding sequence GTGAGCACCGAGCTGCGTCGTCTGCGCAACTACATCGATGGTGAGTTCCGGGACGCCGCCGACGGGCGGACCACCGAGGTGGTCAACCCCGTCACGGGCGAGGCGTACGCGACCGCGCCGCTGTCCGGGCAGCCGGACGTCGACGCCGCCATGGCGGCTGCCGCCGCCGCGTTCCCCGCCTGGCGCGACAGGACGCCGGCCGAGCGGCAGAGGTATCTCCTGAAGATCGCGGACGCGTTCGAGGAGCGCGCCGAGGAGCTCATCGCGGCCGAGGTGGAGAACACCGGCAAGCCGATCGGGCTCACCCGGTCCGAGGAGATCCCGCCGATGGTGGACCAGATCCGCTTCTTCGCGGGCGCCGCCCGGATGCTGGAGGGGCGCAGCGCCGGCGAGTACATGGACGGGATGACGTCGATCGTCCGGCGCGAGCCGATCGGGGTCTGCGCGCAGGTGGCGCCCTGGAACTACCCGATGATGATGGCCGTGTGGAAGTTCGCCCCGGCCCTCGCGGCCGGCAACACCGTGGTGCTCAAGCCGTCGGACACGACACCCGCGTCCACGGTTCTCATGGCGGAGATCATCGGCTCGATCCTGCCCACGGGCGTCTTCAACGTCATCACCGGGGACCGTGACACCGGCCGCGCCATGGTCGAGCACCCGACTCCGGCGATGGCGTCGATCACCGGTTCGGTGCGGGCCGGTATGCAGGTCGCCGAGTCGGCGTCGAAGGACCTCAAGCGGGTCCACCTGGAGCTGGGCGGCAAGGCGCCGGTCGTCGTGTTCGAGGACACCGACATCGCCAAGGCCGTGGAGGACATCTCGGTCGCGGGCTTCTTCAACGCGGGCCAGGACTGTACGGCGGCCACCCGCGTCCTCGTCCAGGAGTCCATCCACGACGAGTTCGTCGCGGCGCTCGCCAAGGCCGCCGCCGAGACGAAGACCGGGCAGCCGGACGACGAGGACGTGCTGTACGGGCCGCTCAACAACCCGAACCAGCTGAAGCAGGTCTCCGGCTTCATCGAGCGGCTGCCCGCCCACGCCAAGGTCGAGGCGGGTGGCCACCGGGTCGGCGAGAAGGGCTACTTCTACGCCGCGACCGTCGTGTCCGGTCTGAAGCAGGACGACGAGATCATCCAGAACGAGGTCTTCGGCCCGGTCATCACCGTCCAGTCCTTCTCGGACGAGGCGCAGGCCGTGGAGTGGGCCAACGGCGTGGACTACGCCCTCGCGTCGTCCGTGTGGACCAAGGACCACTCGCGCGCGATGCGGATGTCGAAGGTCCTGGACTTCGGCTGTGTGTGGATCAACGCCCACATCCCGCTGGTCGCGGAGATGCCCCACGGCGGCTTCAAGAAGTCCGGCTACGGCAAGGACCTCTCGGGGTACGGGTTCGACGACTACACGCGGATCAAGCATGTGATGACGTCGCTCGGCGGCTGA
- a CDS encoding alpha/beta hydrolase, which produces MKLDSVAPELRRSVTRIPRLPLRPKWVLRGVRALARRHSPGDPAKGVTLDIVDEGQGIRVYTPAGDRSGAALLWVHGGGYVIGDALQDEVFCSATARALGIVVVSTNYRLAPEHPFPAALDDTFAAWEWLGKSAESMGIDRERVAVGGGSAGAGLAACLVQRLHDAGGTQPVAQWLFAPMADDRTAARRELDQVQHRVWNNAANRFGWGAYLGAEPGGPDTPDYAVAARRTDLRGLPPAWISVGDIDLFTEECRTYAERLREAGVDCAFDLVPGAPHGFETWAPDTRISRELLERGRAWLGARLTGTTAQAPGEEETV; this is translated from the coding sequence ATGAAGCTCGACTCGGTCGCCCCGGAACTGCGCCGCAGCGTCACGCGGATACCACGGCTGCCCCTCCGCCCGAAGTGGGTGTTGCGCGGTGTGCGCGCCCTGGCCCGTCGGCACAGTCCCGGTGATCCGGCGAAGGGCGTCACCCTCGACATCGTCGATGAGGGCCAGGGCATACGCGTGTACACCCCGGCCGGAGATCGTTCGGGGGCGGCACTGCTGTGGGTGCACGGCGGTGGATACGTCATCGGCGACGCCCTGCAGGACGAGGTCTTCTGCTCCGCGACAGCCCGCGCCCTCGGCATCGTCGTCGTGTCGACGAACTACCGCCTGGCCCCCGAGCACCCCTTCCCGGCCGCCCTCGACGACACCTTCGCCGCCTGGGAGTGGTTGGGGAAGTCGGCGGAATCGATGGGGATCGACCGCGAACGCGTCGCTGTCGGGGGCGGCAGCGCCGGTGCGGGGCTGGCCGCCTGCCTGGTGCAGCGGCTGCATGACGCCGGCGGTACCCAGCCCGTCGCGCAGTGGCTGTTCGCCCCGATGGCCGACGACCGCACCGCCGCGCGCCGCGAACTGGACCAGGTACAGCACCGGGTGTGGAACAACGCGGCGAACCGGTTCGGCTGGGGCGCCTACCTCGGAGCCGAGCCCGGCGGCCCGGACACCCCCGACTACGCGGTCGCGGCCCGGCGCACCGACCTGCGCGGACTGCCACCGGCCTGGATCAGCGTGGGCGACATCGACCTGTTCACCGAAGAGTGCCGCACCTACGCCGAACGCCTGCGCGAGGCGGGCGTGGACTGCGCCTTCGACCTCGTCCCCGGCGCGCCCCACGGTTTCGAGACCTGGGCCCCGGACACGCGCATCTCCCGGGAACTGCTGGAACGAGGCCGCGCCTGGCTGGGCGCACGCCTGACCGGAACCACAGCGCAGGCTCCCGGCGAAGAGGAAACCGTATGA
- a CDS encoding polyamine ABC transporter substrate-binding protein, which produces MPVSRASAAPDRRSLLRTLGAVGGGAMLAGCGVPAAHVAPGERAGVDLSARDKRLTWANWPLYIDTDDEDTTRRPTLEEFEKRTGIAVDYVEEINDNDEFFGKISPALMNHQSTGRDLVVISDWMCARFVRLGWVQEMDRARQPNVAKYLDPQLRSPAFDPGRRFTVPWQSGITGIAYNRRRVGRELRHVSDLWADDLKGRVTLLSGLDEAFALLMQGNGVDITKWTADDFERICEQVAARVRSGHIRRFTGNDYIKDLASGDVLACQAYSGDVIQLQADDPDIRFVVPEEGAELWAESLMIPNLARHKANAEALVDYYYQPEVAAELAAWVNYVCPVPAAQDVLASAKDEETAALAEDPLIFPDAAMRGRLAIARDITGKERLGFARRWNAIVGL; this is translated from the coding sequence ATGCCAGTGTCACGCGCCTCCGCGGCCCCCGACCGTCGGTCCCTCCTGCGCACCCTGGGCGCGGTCGGTGGGGGTGCGATGCTTGCCGGATGCGGAGTGCCCGCCGCCCATGTGGCCCCGGGGGAGCGGGCCGGAGTCGATCTGTCCGCCCGGGACAAGCGGCTGACCTGGGCGAACTGGCCTCTCTACATCGACACCGACGACGAGGACACGACGCGGCGGCCCACGCTGGAGGAGTTCGAGAAGCGCACGGGCATCGCCGTCGACTACGTCGAGGAGATCAACGACAACGACGAGTTCTTCGGGAAGATCAGCCCCGCGCTGATGAACCACCAGAGCACCGGTCGCGATCTCGTCGTCATCAGTGACTGGATGTGCGCGCGGTTCGTCCGGCTGGGCTGGGTCCAGGAGATGGACCGCGCCCGGCAGCCGAACGTCGCCAAGTACCTCGACCCGCAGCTCCGTTCACCAGCCTTCGACCCCGGGCGCCGGTTCACGGTGCCGTGGCAGTCGGGGATCACCGGTATCGCGTACAACCGCCGCAGGGTCGGCCGGGAGCTCCGGCACGTCTCCGACCTGTGGGCGGACGACCTCAAGGGGCGCGTCACCCTGCTCTCCGGGCTGGACGAGGCGTTCGCGCTGCTCATGCAGGGCAACGGGGTCGACATCACCAAGTGGACCGCGGACGACTTCGAGCGGATCTGCGAGCAGGTCGCCGCGCGGGTGCGCAGCGGGCACATCCGCCGCTTCACCGGCAACGACTACATCAAGGACCTCGCCAGTGGCGACGTACTCGCCTGCCAGGCGTACTCGGGCGACGTGATCCAGCTCCAGGCTGACGACCCGGACATCCGCTTCGTCGTCCCCGAGGAGGGCGCCGAACTGTGGGCGGAGTCGCTGATGATCCCGAACCTGGCCCGGCACAAGGCGAACGCGGAAGCGCTGGTCGACTACTACTACCAGCCCGAGGTCGCCGCCGAACTGGCCGCGTGGGTCAACTACGTCTGCCCGGTGCCGGCCGCGCAGGACGTCCTGGCGTCCGCCAAGGACGAGGAGACCGCGGCTCTCGCCGAGGACCCGCTGATCTTCCCCGACGCGGCCATGCGCGGACGGTTGGCGATCGCCCGGGACATCACCGGGAAGGAGCGGCTGGGGTTCGCCAGGCGGTGGAACGCGATCGTGGGGTTGTAG
- a CDS encoding serine hydrolase domain-containing protein, with product MRMRTHHPARTTALATVLTLSLALPACALATPASAASVSTPASARGSAPDAEALRAALAGLPDADATAALVRVGGTGGVWRGSAGVHDLVSGRAADPDARFRVGSTTKVVTAAVVLQLAAEGELDLGRPARHYLPDLIPGAYGHVTVRQLLNHTSGIPAADGTGTNFEEWYAHRFDLHSPRETVVSATAKKPEFAPGTEQHYLNINYTVLGLLVERVTGHSYERETARRILAPLGMRNTYFPGADPDIRGPHNHGYQAVARADGTTEYRDVTVWGTTDGWAAGNMISTTADLERFLTALFRGRVVPRPQLKEMLTLPAGVPGATMSAGLQRYVTPDGTELWLKSGGRWGYNTVIAATRDLSRTLVYSVNSTDAKGQGMNPVAARIVQAAFTP from the coding sequence ATGCGCATGCGCACGCACCACCCCGCCCGCACCACAGCACTCGCGACCGTCCTCACGCTCAGCCTGGCCCTGCCGGCCTGCGCCCTTGCCACCCCCGCGTCGGCCGCCTCCGTCTCCACCCCGGCGAGCGCACGGGGCTCGGCACCGGACGCCGAGGCGCTGCGTGCCGCACTCGCCGGGTTACCGGACGCGGACGCGACGGCGGCTCTCGTCCGGGTCGGGGGCACCGGCGGTGTCTGGCGCGGCAGCGCGGGGGTGCACGACCTGGTGAGCGGGCGGGCGGCGGACCCGGACGCCCGTTTCCGGGTGGGATCGACGACAAAGGTGGTCACGGCGGCGGTCGTGCTCCAACTCGCGGCGGAGGGCGAGCTGGACCTCGGCCGGCCGGCCCGGCACTACCTTCCGGACCTGATCCCCGGCGCGTACGGACACGTGACCGTGCGCCAACTCCTGAACCACACAAGCGGCATCCCGGCCGCCGACGGCACCGGTACGAACTTCGAGGAGTGGTACGCACACCGCTTCGACCTCCACTCGCCCCGCGAGACGGTCGTCTCGGCCACCGCCAAGAAGCCCGAGTTCGCGCCGGGCACCGAGCAGCACTACCTCAACATCAACTACACCGTGCTCGGGCTGCTGGTCGAGCGGGTCACCGGCCACTCTTACGAGCGGGAGACGGCCCGCCGGATCCTCGCCCCACTGGGCATGCGCAACACCTACTTCCCCGGCGCCGACCCGGACATCCGGGGGCCGCACAACCACGGCTACCAGGCGGTGGCGCGCGCGGACGGCACAACGGAGTACCGCGATGTCACGGTGTGGGGAACCACGGACGGCTGGGCGGCGGGCAACATGATCTCCACGACGGCGGATCTGGAGCGGTTCCTGACCGCCCTGTTCCGCGGGCGGGTCGTACCGCGGCCGCAGCTGAAGGAGATGCTCACCCTCCCGGCCGGGGTGCCCGGTGCCACGATGAGCGCGGGTCTCCAGCGGTATGTCACCCCCGACGGCACGGAGTTGTGGTTGAAGTCGGGCGGCCGGTGGGGCTACAACACGGTCATCGCCGCCACCCGCGATCTGTCCCGCACCCTCGTCTACAGCGTCAACTCGACCGACGCGAAGGGCCAGGGCATGAATCCCGTCGCGGCGCGCATCGTGCAGGCGGCCTTCACACCGTGA
- a CDS encoding glycerophosphodiester phosphodiesterase translates to MQNVTAVAHRGDPYRFRENTTDSLRSALDQGADAVEIDVRLTRDGVPVLLHDATLKRLWERDRPLAVLSAAEVRGLTEGGVPTLAEALAVTEGSRVMIDLPGSPDARAVRRVTDMVRECAAEDRVYYCADAPAMLAVRAADPSAEIALTWKSVAPPRPALLAAVRPRWLNYRFTLVDRRLTARVHRDGHLLSVWTPDTRRSMRRLLDAGVDSITTNRIDALCALRKG, encoded by the coding sequence ATGCAGAACGTGACCGCCGTGGCTCATCGCGGCGACCCCTACCGCTTCCGCGAGAACACGACCGACTCGCTGCGTTCCGCGCTCGACCAGGGCGCGGACGCGGTCGAGATCGACGTACGGCTGACCCGGGACGGCGTGCCCGTGCTGTTGCACGACGCGACGCTGAAGCGGCTGTGGGAGCGGGACCGGCCGCTGGCCGTGCTGTCGGCGGCCGAGGTGCGCGGGCTGACGGAGGGCGGGGTGCCGACGCTCGCGGAGGCGCTGGCCGTGACCGAGGGCAGCCGGGTGATGATCGATCTGCCGGGCTCGCCCGACGCGCGGGCGGTACGGCGGGTGACGGACATGGTCCGGGAGTGCGCGGCGGAGGACCGCGTGTACTACTGCGCGGACGCCCCGGCGATGCTCGCGGTGCGCGCGGCGGACCCGTCCGCCGAGATCGCCCTGACCTGGAAGAGCGTCGCACCGCCGCGTCCCGCCCTGCTCGCGGCGGTACGTCCGCGCTGGCTCAACTACCGCTTCACCCTGGTCGACCGGAGACTCACCGCGCGGGTGCACCGGGACGGTCATCTGCTGTCGGTGTGGACTCCGGACACCCGCCGTTCCATGCGGCGGCTGCTGGACGCCGGCGTCGACTCGATCACCACCAACCGGATCGACGCGCTGTGCGCGCTGCGGAAGGGATGA
- a CDS encoding RNA polymerase sigma factor — MDGRQWSSTIAAAQAGDRRALDELVAGWLPLVYNIVGRALNGHADVDDVVQETMLRAVDNLGSLRDPDSFRSWLVAIAMRQIRDRARRRTTDSLRDETADGAADFAELTVLRLQLEGQRREVAEAVRWLDDEDRQLLSLWWLEVAGELTRRELAAAVGISRQHAAVRVQRMKERLEASRGIVRALDGACLELRELTVRWDGDPDSVWRKRLARHIRGCADCASPGEAVVVPAERLLVGIALVPLPVGFTLSLAFGGKTAVAATGSASVGWSGKVLGALTKPAVALSAGATIVAGGAYVMTYPAKDPPPAVAAPTARPQPQAPTTSPPRSPSASPSPSSSASPSVPASPSPSATRPKPDLYGTVVDAVDTAPDPNARPAALPRRPEAGLTSTGGAHATMNHRGDSVTLTGQGYVLVRWQISPQYRSGSLVMPAWTGLKGRLFHVASGGGRRMDDRVSDTDSSATGMGNSTTGYAVPPAGTQQMWQNEYFYVDGSVTLTVNERGADYGLNVFPTAWDKVEDDVTSGPPEGATRYGLVRDTGKDDTPVPQYATRATPADPATVPQESRV, encoded by the coding sequence GTGGACGGGCGCCAGTGGAGTTCCACCATCGCTGCGGCGCAGGCCGGTGACCGGCGGGCGCTGGACGAACTGGTCGCGGGCTGGTTGCCGCTGGTCTACAACATCGTCGGCCGGGCCCTGAACGGTCACGCGGACGTCGACGACGTCGTGCAGGAGACCATGCTCCGGGCCGTCGACAACCTCGGCTCACTGCGCGACCCGGACAGCTTCCGGTCGTGGCTCGTCGCGATCGCGATGCGGCAGATCCGGGACCGCGCGCGCCGCCGTACGACCGACTCCCTGCGTGACGAGACCGCCGACGGAGCGGCCGACTTCGCCGAACTCACCGTACTGAGGCTCCAGTTGGAGGGGCAGCGACGTGAGGTCGCGGAGGCTGTGCGCTGGCTCGACGACGAGGACCGGCAGCTGCTGTCCCTGTGGTGGCTGGAGGTCGCGGGCGAACTCACCCGGCGTGAGCTGGCGGCTGCCGTCGGCATCAGCCGGCAGCACGCCGCCGTCCGCGTCCAGCGGATGAAGGAGCGCCTGGAGGCCTCGCGCGGAATCGTACGGGCGCTCGACGGTGCCTGTCTCGAACTGCGGGAACTGACCGTCCGCTGGGACGGCGACCCGGACTCCGTGTGGCGCAAGCGGCTGGCCAGGCACATCAGGGGGTGCGCCGACTGCGCGAGCCCGGGCGAGGCGGTCGTCGTACCGGCGGAACGGCTCCTCGTCGGCATCGCGCTCGTCCCGCTGCCCGTCGGCTTCACCCTGTCGCTGGCCTTCGGCGGCAAGACGGCCGTCGCCGCCACCGGCTCCGCTTCCGTCGGCTGGTCGGGCAAGGTGCTCGGCGCCCTGACCAAGCCGGCCGTCGCCCTGAGCGCCGGGGCGACGATCGTCGCGGGCGGCGCGTACGTCATGACGTACCCCGCAAAGGACCCGCCGCCGGCCGTCGCGGCCCCCACCGCCCGCCCTCAGCCCCAGGCGCCGACCACCTCCCCGCCCCGGTCCCCGTCGGCATCCCCTTCCCCCTCCTCTTCCGCCTCCCCTTCTGTCCCGGCGTCTCCCAGTCCGTCGGCGACGCGGCCGAAGCCGGACCTGTACGGCACGGTCGTCGACGCCGTCGACACGGCACCCGACCCGAACGCGCGGCCCGCCGCCCTCCCGCGGCGGCCCGAGGCCGGACTCACCAGCACCGGCGGCGCGCACGCCACCATGAACCATCGCGGGGACAGCGTGACGCTCACCGGTCAGGGCTATGTCCTCGTCCGCTGGCAGATATCGCCGCAGTACCGGTCCGGCAGCCTGGTCATGCCGGCCTGGACCGGTTTGAAGGGTCGGCTCTTCCACGTGGCCTCCGGCGGTGGCCGCCGTATGGACGACCGGGTCAGCGACACCGACAGTTCCGCCACCGGCATGGGCAACTCGACCACCGGCTACGCCGTCCCGCCGGCCGGTACCCAGCAGATGTGGCAGAACGAGTACTTCTACGTCGACGGCAGCGTCACCCTCACCGTGAACGAACGGGGCGCCGACTACGGCCTGAACGTCTTCCCGACGGCCTGGGACAAGGTGGAGGACGACGTGACCAGCGGACCCCCCGAGGGCGCGACGCGCTACGGCCTGGTCCGCGACACCGGCAAGGACGACACCCCCGTCCCGCAGTACGCCACCCGGGCCACCCCGGCCGACCCGGCGACCGTGCCTCAGGAGTCCCGCGTGTAG
- a CDS encoding glycoside hydrolase family 2 TIM barrel-domain containing protein, translating into MIRTSFNDGWQTRPKVNPFAELSGTKVPFRPVALPHDAMIERERTAPGGEVTMEGGAGAYFPGGTYEYRKTFAVPEEHRGKRILVEFEGVHRDAVVFINGDYAGQRPYGYSQFLIDADRFLRFGEDNEIRVEARAHRDSRWYTGAGIYRDTWLLIGEVVRIAPYGVRVTTPDIDGERAVVEVATRVENDSIAIRTVDVVTEVRDADGSVVATDLSKITVLPGEPATVRQRLYVRGPLLWSPDTPALYTTTVALKDADAEVDAEAVTFGIRSLRLDPEHGLRINGGTVKLRGACVHHDNGVLGAATFARAEERRVQLLKDAGFNAIRMSHNPMSKAMLDACDRLGVLVVDEAFDVWTSGKSEFDYSLNFPEWWERDIEAMVAKDFNHPSVIMYSIGNEIPETGSPLGAAWGRRLAEKVRASDDTRYVTNAVNGMLAVMSELGKLRGQSQEKAVGTGEGEEKGINTLMADAGDMMNAISASGLVTEKTAESFAVLDVAGMNYAEARYALDKDLFPHRIILGTETFPTRIDGNWRLVEQHGHVIGDFTWTGWDYLGEAGIGRPQYLTPGGPRPAHTAPYPYLVAGCGDLDITGHRRPASYYREIVFGLRTEPYIAVRRPEYHGRTYAGTPWAWSDSIDSWTWPGFEGRPVTIEVYGDADEVELLLDGRSLGRRPLGPDHRFRTEFDTTYEPGELLAVTHRAGTETGRHTLRTATGPVRLRAEPDRPSVTANGGDLAYVTLALTDPDGTLHTAADRPVTVEVSGPGVLLGFGSADPATEERFDATERRTYEGRALVVLRPTGPGKIHLIATAPDCAPAEALVTVEEQPSGRGAE; encoded by the coding sequence ATGATCCGCACGTCCTTCAACGACGGCTGGCAGACCCGCCCCAAGGTCAACCCCTTCGCCGAACTGTCCGGCACGAAGGTTCCCTTCCGGCCGGTGGCGCTGCCGCACGACGCGATGATCGAGCGGGAGCGTACGGCTCCCGGCGGCGAGGTCACGATGGAGGGCGGTGCCGGTGCCTACTTCCCGGGTGGCACATACGAGTACCGCAAGACCTTCGCCGTCCCCGAGGAGCACCGGGGCAAGCGGATCCTCGTCGAGTTCGAGGGCGTCCACCGCGATGCCGTGGTGTTCATCAACGGCGACTACGCCGGGCAACGCCCTTACGGCTACTCGCAGTTCCTCATCGACGCCGACCGTTTCCTGCGGTTCGGCGAGGACAACGAGATCCGCGTCGAAGCCCGCGCCCACCGCGACTCGCGCTGGTACACCGGCGCGGGCATCTACCGCGACACCTGGCTGCTGATCGGCGAGGTGGTCCGGATCGCGCCCTACGGGGTCCGGGTCACGACCCCGGACATCGACGGGGAGCGGGCGGTGGTGGAGGTCGCGACGCGGGTCGAGAACGACTCGATCGCGATCCGTACGGTCGATGTCGTCACCGAGGTCCGCGACGCCGACGGAAGCGTCGTCGCGACCGACCTCTCGAAGATCACGGTGCTGCCCGGTGAGCCCGCGACCGTACGCCAACGCCTTTACGTCCGGGGCCCGTTGCTGTGGAGCCCGGACACGCCCGCCCTCTACACCACCACCGTCGCCCTCAAGGACGCCGACGCCGAAGTGGACGCCGAGGCCGTCACCTTCGGCATCCGTTCTCTGCGCCTCGACCCCGAACACGGGCTGCGGATCAACGGCGGGACGGTCAAGCTGCGCGGCGCCTGTGTCCACCACGACAACGGAGTGCTGGGCGCCGCCACCTTCGCCCGTGCCGAGGAACGACGCGTCCAACTCCTCAAGGACGCCGGGTTCAACGCGATCCGCATGTCCCACAACCCCATGAGCAAGGCGATGCTGGACGCCTGCGACCGCCTCGGCGTGCTGGTGGTGGACGAGGCCTTCGACGTCTGGACGTCCGGCAAGAGCGAGTTCGACTACAGCCTGAACTTCCCCGAGTGGTGGGAACGCGACATCGAGGCGATGGTCGCCAAGGACTTCAACCACCCCAGCGTCATCATGTACTCCATCGGCAACGAGATCCCCGAGACCGGCTCGCCCCTCGGAGCCGCCTGGGGACGCAGACTCGCCGAGAAGGTCCGCGCGTCGGACGACACGCGCTACGTCACCAACGCGGTCAACGGCATGCTCGCCGTCATGTCCGAACTGGGCAAGCTGCGCGGGCAGTCGCAGGAGAAGGCGGTCGGCACGGGCGAGGGCGAGGAGAAGGGCATCAACACCCTCATGGCCGACGCGGGGGACATGATGAACGCGATCAGCGCCTCCGGCCTCGTCACGGAGAAGACGGCCGAGTCCTTCGCCGTGCTCGACGTCGCCGGCATGAACTACGCCGAGGCCCGCTACGCCCTGGACAAGGACCTGTTCCCCCACCGGATCATCCTCGGCACCGAGACCTTCCCCACCCGCATCGACGGCAACTGGCGCCTGGTCGAGCAACACGGCCATGTCATCGGTGACTTCACCTGGACCGGCTGGGACTACCTCGGCGAGGCCGGCATCGGCCGCCCCCAGTACCTCACCCCCGGCGGACCCCGCCCCGCCCACACCGCGCCCTACCCCTACCTGGTCGCGGGCTGCGGCGACCTCGACATCACCGGACACCGACGCCCCGCCTCCTACTACCGCGAGATCGTCTTCGGTCTGCGCACCGAGCCCTACATCGCGGTCCGACGCCCCGAATACCACGGCAGGACATACGCCGGCACACCCTGGGCCTGGAGCGACAGCATCGACTCCTGGACCTGGCCCGGCTTCGAGGGCCGACCGGTCACCATCGAGGTCTACGGCGACGCCGACGAGGTCGAACTCCTCCTCGACGGACGCTCCCTCGGGCGTCGGCCGTTGGGCCCGGACCACCGATTCCGCACCGAGTTCGACACCACGTACGAACCCGGCGAACTCCTCGCGGTCACCCATCGCGCCGGCACCGAAACCGGCCGCCACACCCTGCGTACCGCGACCGGCCCGGTCCGGCTGCGCGCCGAGCCCGACCGGCCGTCCGTGACGGCGAACGGCGGCGACCTCGCGTACGTCACCCTGGCCCTGACGGATCCGGACGGCACCCTCCACACCGCGGCCGACCGGCCGGTCACCGTCGAGGTCTCCGGCCCCGGAGTCCTCCTCGGCTTCGGCAGCGCCGACCCCGCCACCGAGGAACGCTTCGACGCCACCGAACGCCGCACCTACGAAGGCCGCGCTCTCGTCGTCCTGCGCCCGACCGGCCCCGGCAAGATTCACCTCATCGCCACCGCACCCGACTGCGCCCCGGCCGAAGCCCTCGTCACCGTCGAGGAGCAGCCGAGTGGCCGAGGAGCTGAGTAG